A single window of Aspergillus puulaauensis MK2 DNA, chromosome 5, nearly complete sequence DNA harbors:
- the CRF1 gene encoding glycoside hydrolase family 16 protein (CAZy:GH16;~COG:G;~EggNog:ENOG410PJB2;~InterPro:IPR000757,IPR013320,IPR017168;~PFAM:PF00722;~SECRETED:SignalP(1-18);~go_component: GO:0005618 - cell wall [Evidence IEA];~go_function: GO:0004553 - hydrolase activity, hydrolyzing O-glycosyl compounds [Evidence IEA];~go_function: GO:0016798 - hydrolase activity, acting on glycosyl bonds [Evidence IEA];~go_process: GO:0005975 - carbohydrate metabolic process [Evidence IEA];~go_process: GO:0071555 - cell wall organization [Evidence IEA]): protein MYLKYALALASVLPLTLAQTYSDCNPLKKTCKPNPGLNSKTFSSDFTKGKSALDGWLTASGNVEFGDDGAEFTVAKKGDAPTIDTDFYFLFGKAEVELKAAPGTGIVSSIVLESDVLDEIDWEALGGDTTQIQTNYFGKGDTSSYDRATYETVATPQETFHTYTIEWSPKSVSWAIDGNTVRTLNYADAKGGSRFPQTPARLRLGIWAGGDSDNEQGTIEWAGGQTDYSGAPFTMYVKSVHIENTHPAGEYTYSDTSGDWQSIKFDDSKPDDDDTSSKTTSSTSSESSTSSGSSETSSSETSTSTSSETSTSTTDSETDKPTSTSTGTTDSSESQSESASPTSTGGSGSDSSSDSGSSDSGSDSSSPSGSQEASSTDDASAPDFTGAASSLTSSAGGLITVFSMMAAMLQL, encoded by the exons ATGTATCTCAAATACGCCCTCGCACTGGCATCAGTGCTTCCCCTCACTTTGGCTCAGACATACTCTGACTGCAACCCTCTGAAAA AGACCTGCAAGCCTAACCCAGGCTTGAACAGCAAGACTTTCTCTTCTGACTTCACCAAGGGTAAATCTGCCCTGGACGGCTGGCTCACTGCCAGTGGCAATGTTGAGtttggtgatgatggtgccGAGTTCACCGTTGCGAAGAAGGGAGATGCGCCCACCATTGACACTGATTTCTACTTCCTCTTTGGTAAAGCCGAAGTTGAGCTGAAGGCTGCTCCCGGCACTGGTATCGTGAGCAGCATTGTCCTCGAGTCGGACGTTCTTGATGAGATTGACTGG GAGGCTCTTGGTGGCGACACCACTCAGATCCAGACCAACTACTTTGGAAAGGGTGATACCTCCAGCTACGACCGTGCAACCTACGAAACCGTGGCCACTCCCCAGGAGACCTTCCACACCTACACGATTGAATGGTCTCCCAAGTCGGTCTCTTGGGCCATTGACGGCAACACTGTTCGCACTCTGAACTACGCCGATGCCAAGGGCGGAAGCCGCTTCCCCCAGACCCCTGCCCGCCTGAGACTCGGCATCTGGGCCGGTGGTGACTCCGACAACGAGCAGGGTACCATTGAATGGGCTGGTGGCCAGACTGACTACAGCGGTGCTCCCTTCACCATGTATGTGAAGTCTGTCCACATCGAGAACACCCACCCCGCTGGCGAGTACACCTACTCGGACACCTCAGGTGACTGGCAGAGCATCAAGTTCGACGACTCCAAGCctgatgacgatgacacTTCATCCAAGACGACTTCCTCCACCTCGAGCGAGTCTAGCACTTCGTCCGGCAGCAGTGAGACCAGCAGCAGTGAGACCTCCACCTCTACCTCCAGTGAGACCTCGACGTCGACAACCGACAGCGAGACTGACAAACCAACTTCAACCTCGACAGGCACTACCGACAGCTCTGAATCTCAGTCCGAGTCTGCCTCTCCCACCTCGACTGGCGGCTCCGGCTCTGATTCTAGCTCTGATTCCGGCTCCAGCGACTCCGGCTCCGACTCTTCCAGCCCCTCGGGGTCTCAGGAAGCGAGCTCTACTGATGACGCGTCTGCACCCGATTTCACCGGTGCTGCTTCGTCTCTGACTAGCTCCGCCGGCGGATTGATAACCGTCTTCAGCATGATGGCCGCGATGCTACAGCTGTAA
- the glr1 gene encoding glutathione-disulfide reductase GLR1 (BUSCO:EOG09262H1X;~COG:Q;~EggNog:ENOG410PG30;~InterPro:IPR012999,IPR023753,IPR001100,IPR004099, IPR036188,IPR006322,IPR016156;~PFAM:PF02852,PF13738,PF07992,PF00070;~go_function: GO:0004362 - glutathione-disulfide reductase activity [Evidence IEA];~go_function: GO:0016491 - oxidoreductase activity [Evidence IEA];~go_function: GO:0016668 - oxidoreductase activity, acting on a sulfur group of donors, NAD(P) as acceptor [Evidence IEA];~go_function: GO:0050660 - flavin adenine dinucleotide binding [Evidence IEA];~go_function: GO:0050661 - NADP binding [Evidence IEA];~go_process: GO:0006749 - glutathione metabolic process [Evidence IEA];~go_process: GO:0045454 - cell redox homeostasis [Evidence IEA];~go_process: GO:0055114 - oxidation-reduction process [Evidence IEA]) translates to MLPRSSLRPLTAQPSKTRLIRPSLLFPIRQSSRAYGGYGTAATVSRSTINRNLKRSTLDSQSPSAISLSTGSRLASLTRHFSSTSPVTDSSNMPPVQTQQYDYIVLGGGSGGSGSGRRAAGWYGAKTLIVESGRSGGTCVNVGCVPKKMTWNFASITEAVEAGRHYGYDIPHNVDVNYNHFKKLRDATVERLNGIYERNWGKEGIDLVHGRASFVESKTIEVTSNDGTTTRYTAPHILIATGGRPSIPDIKGAEHGITSDGFFEIEELPPKVAVVGAGYIAIELAGVMGTVGVDTNLLIRGETFLRKFDPMIQKTMTERYEAAGIKVHKHHPGIKEVQLLRDGKGKDKLLKLIMNDGSELEVNELLWAIGRLPEVEDLHLDIPGVKRDQRGHIVVDEYQNSNVDGIYAIGDVTGQAELTPVAIAAGRQLGNRLFGGAEFKTAKLSYDNIPTVVFSHPEVGTVGLTEPEARERFGDANVKVYHTRFAAMYYDVFPAEEKKKNPTEFKLVVAGPEEKVVGLHILGLGVGEMLQGFGVAVKMGATKKDFDSCVAIHPTSAEELVTLR, encoded by the exons ATGCTTCCTCGCTCCTCTCTTCGGCCTCTCACTGCCCAACCGTCGAAGACTCGGCTTATTCGTCCGTCTTTGCTATTCCCGATCCGTCAATCTTCTCGCGCATACGGAGGTTACGGCACTGCCGCAACTGTCAGTCGAAGCACTATCAACAGGAACCTTAAGAGAAGCACCCTGGATTCTCAATCCCCATCGGCTATCTCGCTTTCTACTGGGTCTCGTCTCGCGTCGCTCACAAGACACTTCTCATCCACCTCCCCGGTCACGGATTCGAGCAACATGCCTCCTGTACAGACTCAGCAGTACGATTACATCGTGCTAGGTGGTGGAagcggtggcagtggtagtgGACGGAGAGCCGCTGGCTGGTATGGCGCAAAGACGTTGATTGTGGAAAGTGGACGCTCTGGCGGCACCTGCGTGAACGTTGG CTGTGTTCCCAAGAAGATGACCTGGAACTTTGCCTCCATCACTGAAGCCGTTGAGGCGGGTCGCCATTACGGTTATGACATCCCCCATAACGTCGACGTCAACTACAATCACTTCAAGAAGCTCCGTGACGCGACTGTCGAGCGCCTGAACGGAATTTACGAAAGAAACTGGGGTAAGGAAGGTATTGACCTTGTGCACGGCCGTGCGAGTTTTGTTGAGTCAAAGACCATTGAGGTTACTTCCAATGATGGTACAACGACGCGGTATACTGCGCCCCATATTCTGATCGCCACTGGTGGCCGACCCAGCATCCCGGACATCAAGGGCGCCGAGCACGGTATCACGAGCGATGGATTCTTCGAGATTGAAGAGCTTCCTCCGAaggttgctgttgtcggTGCCGGATACATTGCCATCGAGTTGGCGGGTGTTATGGGCACCGTTGGTGTTGACACCAACTTGCTTATTCGCGGCGAGACCTTCCTACGCAAGTTCGACCCGATGATTCAGAAGACCATGACCGAGCGATATGAAGCCGCCGGAATCAAGGTCCACAAGCATCACCCAGGTATTAAGGAGGTCCAGCTCCTTCGCGacggcaagggcaaggacaAGCTTCTTAAGCTGATCATGAACGACGGTTCCGAGTTGGAAGTCAATGAGCTTTTGTGGGCCATTGGTCGTCTTCCTGAAGTGGAGGACCTGCACCTTGACATCCCCGGCGTCAAACGTGATCAGAGGGGACATATCGTTGTCGACGAGTACCAAAACAGCAATGTCGATGGTATTTACGCCATTGGCGATGTCACTGGACAGGCTGAGCTAACTCCTG TCGCCATTGCCGCCGGCCGTCAACTCGGCAACCGCCTCTTCGGCGGCGCTGAATTCAAAACCGCCAAGCTTTCATACGACAACATCCCCACTGTCGTCTTCTCCCACCCCGAAGTCGGCACTGTCGGTCTCACCGAGCCCGAAGCCCGCGAGCGCTTCGGTGATGCCAATGTCAAGGTCTATCACACCCGCTTCGCAGCGATGTACTACGACGTCTTCCCtgccgaagagaagaagaagaaccccACCGAGTTTAAGCTTGTGGTTGCCGGGCCTGAAGAGAAGGTGGTGGGTTTGCATATCCTCGGACTAGGCGTTGGAGAGATGCTGCAGGGTTTCGGTGTCGCCGTGAAGATGGGCGCTACGAAGAAGGACTTTGATAGCTGTGTTGCTATCCACCCTACAAGTGCAGAGGAGTTGGTTACCCTGCGGTAA
- a CDS encoding uncharacterized protein (TransMembrane:1 (o85-101i)), protein MIPPPYTSPPSQQQPSLVFPLFFTSICTEYTATLLQNQTNMAPKSKSSSRPHSTCISRAPSPATVSLAVSSALPISDPEPSDRKVYIPICFCLISFAVMIFN, encoded by the coding sequence ATGATTCCCCCGCCTTACacctcccctccttctcaacaacaGCCCTCTCTTGTatttcctctctttttcACCTCAATATGCACTGAATACACAGCTACGCTCCTTCAAAACCAGACCAACATGGCGCCGAAATCGAAATCCTCCTCCCGACCCCATAGTACCTGCATCTCTCGCGCTCCTTCGCCCGCAACTGTCTCCCTCGCTGTTTCCTCTGCGCTTCCTATCTCAGACCCAGAACCCTCAGACCGCAAAGTCTACATTCCGATCTGCTTCTGTCTAATCTCATTTGCCGTTATGATATTCAACTAA
- the pbs2 gene encoding mitogen-activated protein kinase kinase PBS2 (COG:T;~EggNog:ENOG410PHWT;~InterPro:IPR000719,IPR011009,IPR008271;~PFAM:PF07714,PF00069;~go_function: GO:0004672 - protein kinase activity [Evidence IEA];~go_function: GO:0005524 - ATP binding [Evidence IEA];~go_process: GO:0006468 - protein phosphorylation [Evidence IEA]) → MTSEHDFATENPPVSFPHSDADNIPITPDEEVAPPANKTIPVLRPTSDNAAGITPSSTHLGQVNAARHGGGVTPRPQASMSSANQDIMAKMKAFQLSRQGAPPPSLNQVTSTGAIPTAASQQGATSEPSPSGPLAGNNPSVMNGPLAGAVAGRLPPSQRPAPKNWASAPSVAGGPPGTPSPKGGLAAKRMKPGLKLSDAGGPNGAAPGGQSPAKGPAGGGETAFSKYSEYIDTKSGTLRFKNKAVLHGGGIEFSSGQSFNISLDEVDRLDELGKGNYGTVYKVRHSRPHMRKPGQGLGGIVSRPCGEESDTDGTPTLKAQDSLTGAVMAMKEIRLELDENKFAQIIMELDILHRCVSPFIIDFYGAFFQEGAVYICVEFMDGGSIDKLYGGGIPENILRKVALSTVMGLRTLKDDHNIIHRDVKPTNILVNSRGQIKICDFGVSGNLVASIAKTNIGCQSYMAPERIAGGGMQQSGNSSGGTYSVQSDIWSLGLSIIECAIGRYPYPPETFNNIFSQLHAIVHGDAPGLPESEYSDDAHSFVNACLDKNPQNRPSYNMLLRHPWLSSLMQPPSEPSNTDIPSMSLADGTSGENTPPLTDDQEVADWVRDRLEKRQNGLSKDADRPALHAVALDAVPGSPLLDEPSISSLSISE, encoded by the exons ATGACTTCTGAACACGATTTCGCTACGGAAAATCCTCCGGTTTCTTTCCCTCATTCCGATGCCGACAATATCCCAATTACCCCCGACGAAGAAGTTGCACCGCCTGCCAACAAGACGATACCGGTCCTCCGACCGACCTCCGATAATGCCGCCGGGATCACCCCTTCCTCCACACATCTAGGCCAGGTCAATGCGGCTCGACATGGCGGCGGGGTCACCCCGCGTCCGCAGGCGTCCATGAGCAGTGCGAACCAGGACATcatggcgaagatgaaggccTTTCAACTTTCAAGACAGGGTGCACCGCCTCCCAGTTTGAACCAGGTTACCTCGACGGGGGCGATCCCAACGGCTGCTTCTCAACAAGGCGCGACGAGCGAACCAAGCCCGTCTGGCCCATTAGCCGGAAATAACCCATCAGTCATGAACGGCCCGTTGGCAGGTGCCGTTGCAGGGCGACTCCCGCCATCCCAGCGACCGGCCCCGAAGAATTGGGCATCTGCACCTTCTGTCGCTGGTGGGCCTCCTGGAACCCCGTCTCCTAAGGGTGGTCTCGCGGCGAAACGCATGAAGCCTGGACTCAAGCTTTCAGATGCTGGTGGGCCGAATGGTGCGGCGCCTGGAGGCCAGTCCCCCGCCAAGGGCCCGGCTGGGGGCGGAGAGACGGCCTTTAGCAAGTATTCGGAGTACATCGACACGAAGTCAGGAACCCTGAGGttcaagaacaaggctgTCCTCCATGGAGGCGGCATTGAGTTTTCGTCTGGCCAAAGTTTCAACATTTCATTAGACGAAGTGGATCgtctggacgagctgggcAAGGGAAACTACGGGACTGTGTACAAAGTTCGACATAGCCGCCCCCATATGCGGAAACCGGGACAAGGCTTGGGTGGAATCGTTAGCCGACCCTGCGGAGAAGAATCAGATACAGATGGTACTCCGACATTGAAGGCACAAGATTCCTTGACTGGCGCTGTTATGGCTATGAAGGAGATTCGGCTGGAGTTGGACGAGAATAAATTTGCGCAGATCATCATGGAGCTGGATATTCTTCACCGATGTGTTTCGCCGTTCATCATCGACTTCTATGGCGCCTTTTTCCAGGAAGGTGCTGTGTACATCTGCGTCGAGTTCATGGATGGTGGCTCTATCGACAAGCTTTATGGTGGAGGCATACCTGAAAACATTCTCCGCAAAGTGGCTCTTTCTACTGTCATGGGTTTGAGGACTCTCAAGGATGACCATAACATTATCCACAGAGACGTGAAACCCACCAACATTCTTGTTAATTCACGTGGCCAGATCAAAATCTGCGACTTTGGAGTTAGCGGAAATCTGGTCGCCAGTATTGCAAAGACGAACATTGGTTGCCAAAGTTACATGGCGCCTGAGCGTATTGCAGGAGGTGGAATGCAACAATCAGGGAACTCCAGTGGAGGAACTTATAGTGTCCAAAGTGACATCTGGAGTTTGGGATTATCTATCATTGAATGTGCCATCGGCCGGTACCCGTACCCCCCGGAAACCTTTAACAACATTTTTAGCCAGCTGCAT GCTATTGTACATGGCGATGCCCCTGGTCTTCCGGAATCCGAATACTCTGACGACGCACACTCCTTCGTCAACGCCTGCCTCGATAAAAACCCTCAAAACCGCCCGTCATACAATATGCTCCTCCGGCATCCCTGGCTTTCCTCTCTTATGCAGCCCCCCTCTGAACCAAGTAACACCGATATACCCTCAATGTCTCTCGCTGATGGAACCTCGGGCGAAAACACGCCCCCACTTACCGACGACCAAGAAGTTGCAGACTGGGTCAGAGATAGGCTGGAGAAACGCCAAAACGGGCTTTCAAAAGACGCGGATAGACCAGCGTTGCACGCAGTTGCATTGGATGCTGTACCTGGAAGCCCACTCCTTGACGAACCTTCGATATCCAGTCTTTCGATTTCGGAATGA